From Macaca fascicularis isolate 582-1 chromosome 14, T2T-MFA8v1.1, a single genomic window includes:
- the ANGPTL5 gene encoding angiopoietin-related protein 5, whose translation MMSPFQVSLLFVNVCIFICGEAVQGNCVHHSTDSSVVNIVEDVSNAKDESKSNDTVCKEDCEESCDVKTKITREEKHFMCRNLQNSIVSYTRSTKKLLRNMMDEQQTSLDYLSNQVNELMNRVLLLTTEVFRKQLDPFPHRPVQSHGLDCTDIKDTIGSVTKTPSGLYIIHPEGSSYPFEVMCDMDYRGGGWTVIQKRIDGIIDFQRLWCDYLDGFGDLLGEFWLGLKKIFYIVNQKNTSFMLYVSLESEDDTLAYASYDNFWLEDETRFFKMHLGRYSGNAGDAFRGLKKEDNQNAMPFSTSDVDNDGCRPECLLNGQSVKSCSHLHNKTGWWFNQCGLANLNGIHHFPGKLLATGIQWGTWTKNNSPVKIKSVSMKIRRMYNPYFK comes from the exons ATGATGTCTCCATTCCAAGTCTCACTCTTATttgtaaatgtatgtatttttatttgtggaGAAGCTGTACAAGGTAACTGTGTACATCATTCTACG gaCTCTTCAGTAGTTAACATTGTAGAAGATGTATCTAATGCAAAAGATGAAAGTAAAAGTAATGATACTGTTTGTAAGGAAGACTGTGAGGAATCATGTGATGTTAAAACTAAAATTACAcgagaagaaaaacatttcatgtgta GAAATTTGCAAAATTCTATTGTTTCCTACACAAGAAGTACCAAAAAACTACTAAGGAATATGATGGATGAGCAACAAACTTCCTTGGATTATTTGTCTAATCAG GTTAACGAGCTCATGAATAGAGTTCTCCTTTTGACTACAGAAGTTTTTAGAAAACAACTGGATCCTTTTCCTCACAGACCAGTTCAGTCACATG GTTTAGATTGCACTGATATTAAGGATACCATTGGTTCTGTCACCAAAACACCGAGCGGTTTATACATAATTCACCCAGAAGGATCTAGCTACCCATTTGAG GTAATGTGTGACATGGATTACAGAGGAGGTGGATGGACTGTGATACAGAAAAGGATTGATGGGATAATTGATTTCCAAAGGTTGTGGTGTGATTATCTGGATGGATTTGGAGACCTTttag GAGAATTTTGGCTAGGactaaaaaagattttttatataGTAAATCAGAAAAATACCAGTTTTATGCTGTATGTGTCTTTGGAATCTGAAGATGACACACTTGCTTATGCATCATATGATAATTTTTGGCTAGAGGAtgaaacaagattttttaaaatgcacttaGGACGGTATTCAGGAAATGctg gtgATGCATTCCGAGGCCTCAAAAAAGAAGATAATCAAAATGCAATGCCTTTTAGCACATCAGATGTTGATAATGATGGGTGTCGCCCTGAATGCCTGCTCAATGGTCAGTCTGTGAAGAGCTGCAGTCACCTCCATAACAAGACCGGCTGGTGGTTTAACCAGTGCGGTCTAGCAAATCTAAATGGCATTCATCACTTCCCTGGAAAATTGCTTGCAACTGGAATTCAGTGGGGCACATGGACCAAAAACAACTCACCTGTCAAGATTAAATCTGTTTCAATGAAAATTAGAAGAATGTACaatccatattttaaataa